TGGAGGCGAGCTTGACGAACTTCGCCGAGGCGCGGGCATGCAGCCCCCGCTTGTTGATGATGTCGACGCTGCGGACTTCGCTCACTTCTCGCCGGCCAGCACGTAGGAGGCGACGGAGATGTACTTGCGGCCGGCCTCCTGCGCGCAGGCGACGCAGTCTTCCAGGTTCTGCTTGGTGCGAACCGAGGCGAGCTTGATCAGCATGGGCAGGTTCAGGCCCGCGATCACCTCGGCCTTGGTCTGCTCCATCACCGAGATGGCCAGATTCGACGGCGTGCCGCCGAACATGTCGGTGAGCAGGATCACGCCCGCGCCCGAATTCACGCGCTCGCACGCCGCCAGGATGTCCTTGCGGCGCTTTTCCATGTCGTCTTCAGGGCCGATGCAGATCGACGCCACGGCGCTCTGCGGGCCGACCACATGCTCCATGGCGAAGATGAATTCCTCGGCCAGTCGCCCGTGCGTGACGATCACGAGCCCGATCATGCCAACTCTCTCAACGGGAATCCCCACCCGGCTGCGGCGAGACGCCGGCCGCGAGGGCGTCTTGATACGCTCGTTCCGGGCCGGCTCCAAGATGCTGCAATGCGCGACGGAGTTTCGCAGGTGCGGAGGATTCAAGCGGCGCGAGACTCAGGGCGGGCACGCTCAACCCAGCATAGTTTTCGACGGCCGGTTCGGGCAGTCTTTCCATCGGCCCGCAGCGGATCGCCAGAACGATCCGGCAGTAGCCGAGCGCGGGTTCGGTCAGGACGCCGAGGCCGCGCACCTCCATCAGCCCCGCCAGACTGTCCGGCGCCCGGCCATAGAGCGCGCCCTCGCAAGTCCAGACCAGGGTCCGGTCATCGGCCACCAGGGCGAAGCCGTCGT
This genomic stretch from Phenylobacterium sp. LH3H17 harbors:
- a CDS encoding PTS sugar transporter subunit IIA codes for the protein MIGLVIVTHGRLAEEFIFAMEHVVGPQSAVASICIGPEDDMEKRRKDILAACERVNSGAGVILLTDMFGGTPSNLAISVMEQTKAEVIAGLNLPMLIKLASVRTKQNLEDCVACAQEAGRKYISVASYVLAGEK
- a CDS encoding HPr kinase/phosphorylase is translated as MIVHAGLIAAFFPGGWRGVLILGESGAGKSDLALRCLDDGFALVADDRTLVWTCEGALYGRAPDSLAGLMEVRGLGVLTEPALGYCRIVLAIRCGPMERLPEPAVENYAGLSVPALSLAPLESSAPAKLRRALQHLGAGPERAYQDALAAGVSPQPGGDSR